The window CTTTGGCGAGAGTACTAGACGGCTGCCTCACCCCTTTCTCTTCTGTTCCTTTCACACTCCTTGGTTGTGAGTTGTTACCTCTTGCATTCTCTGTGGTGATGACCTTCACTGCTTTGTTCGTTGTATTCCGGAACACCGCTCCCCTTCTATACTTCGCTTCTCCAACAAACAGTCTTTTGCCTCTCAACACCATACTATTCATATTTGCAACAGCTTTCAGAGCTCCTCCCTTTGTAGTGTATCGCACAAATGTAAACAGATAGATATGTCCATTTTTGTTCTTTCGCAACAGATATATGTCGATGATTTTACCTGTCCATTTGAACATGTGAAACAATTCCCTTTTCGATATATCTTCTGACAAATTGTCAACGAAGATGGAGAAAGAATCGAGCTCCAATCGTTGATACTCTTCTTTATTCCAAACCCTAGGATCTTTATCATGTTTATTTGAATTAGTATTTCCCCCTGTGTTTCCCCACCTCACTCGCTCCCGGTTTCTCTCTCGAAACATATTTTAGAGTTTTTGATCAATAAATTACTACATGCACAAGACAGAATTCAAATCATAGATATTTATTTAAACGAATTAATGAATTAACTATTAGATTAACTTGAATCGGTTAAATTCttaaattcttttttcttttttcttttttttttgtcaaaaaattcTCTTATATACCCAATGAGGATTCCTGGTTGAGGCAAGTTATGAAAGCCCATGAGAATAAATCTAGTTTAGTTGATGAACAAAAATGTTGCCCAAACTCTAAACAAAACGAGTTGTtgactaaaaataaaagatatgttcaaacaaaaaattagttaaacCAAAAATAagtccaaaagcaaaaaaaatattaaaaaagatgcATGTCGCGGTAGACTTTCTAGATATTATTTCCATATCTATATTAAAATTTGAGTTAATAAAGTTTCTAGATATTATTTCCATATCTAGATTGACATTTGAGTTTATAAAGGGAAAAGTGAAAAGTTAATCTGCATGATTAGTAACTTTCACTggaaataaaagttaaaaaagatcaattttatttttcacaaaaaattttcgctttagaatttttttttcttttttgatgttaATTGATACCTAATTATATTCAAATGCAAAAATTAAGCATGTAAGTATGTATCACTATTTAGCATTGCTTTTTGTTGCAAAGGTGATATAATTCATGAGCCAATACCCTAGGTATTCTTTCAACAAGAGATTCATAGTTTCTCTTGAATCTTCACACGTGGAAAGCACTTTTCAACACACTTGTGACCACTTTAAAAAACCCTCAAAACTTTCTTTTTTCAaagtagtttttattattttcaccTTATGCCCGTGTCTCCAACTGCAAATTAAACTATATTTATTCCACCCCCAACTAACCAGATCTGAATAattatctcatgaaatttatatGGAGGAATAATATGAATGAGAAGATTAGAGAGAGTACACCATAATGGACTTGTTGAAACAACAACGCCCAAGAAAGCTGAACTTGAATGCACCACTTTTATCAACAAAGCGTTACGGTTTTTCTTCACCGTCAGATAATAATTCACTGTGTGCAGGTGCAGGAGTTCCATTTTCGTGGGAGCAAGCACCAGGAAAGCCAAAGCACAATGACAAGAATGATTACGCCGAAGGCGGCGACACCCCTCGGCCAAGACTTCCACCACCGGTCGCTGATGTTAGCGACGATGACGACGACGATGACGACGACGAGGTTTACTCAGATGCTATGGATGTTTTCTCTCTTTCAGAAGCTCTGGACATTGTTCAAAAGAAATCAGAGAAGGCGCGTTACAATAACAACAGTAACACTAACGAAGGATTGTTGCGATTAAAGATTCAAGAATCTGACGGTTACCAATCGCCGACTTACATGATCAACCGCTTCCTTCCCGATGCGACGGCGTTGGCCGCCTCCTCCGCATTGCATTTTCCGAGCAACTGCGACGAGAAAGGTTGCGAAACGTGCAGTTACCAAGAATGTTGTTTATCATCAGCAAGATCCTCCGGCGTGAGAAATGATAATTATAACGAtaatgcttattcttattcttattcttactcTCCGAAAGCTTGTTATTGCGGCCTTGAGGTTCTGTTGCCGTGGCGCGTGAAGCATAAGCTTTGTTCCATGAAGAACCCTGTATTGTTGCCGCCTCTTAAGAAGAAGAAGGCGGAGGAGCATAATCAGCGCGGTGGCGCCAAGCAGAAGAAGCATCGGCGTCGTTCTTCGTCATCAACACTTACACACTTGCCTTGTACAAATTCTAAAGAGGATAGTATATGATTGTTATTAGTAGAGTTCtttcttaatttcttcatttttttttccctttcattGTTATTAGTATATGTTCACCTGTATATGTATTAGTTCGTTCCAATAATTCTCTCGTTTATTTATAGAACAAGGCATAACACTGATGTTCCATGCATaagcttatattttttttattgactaGTTTTGTCTATGAATTAACTAGTACATACTCATCTTATATAATTTGTAACAACATCATTTGAACCCTTTCATCACGTTTGACCTCACAAGATTACATTGATGAAAGTtagttaatttctcattttataaatcaattatgttagttgtatactaaaattaaccattaaaattaattattaatataaaatacatattgagaTACAAAATCAATAATATTATAGGATtagcataatttatttttttttttttttgtcattagttaacaattaatatttaaaaatatttgttaaaaatatatcattaaactactgaataaaaaatattaaattgttgactaaaaattttggttaatataaaataaatttgttgGTCATTAAAttctttatataaaatatatattaaaaatattgtttatacataaatatataatgaataattttaataattatttttaatatacatataatatttttttataaatactcgTTTATTTACACATTGACAAGTGCAAAATAAATGGCCTCTTAGtcccttttattatattttattatatttcctTTCACTTATTTTATGTTTCTGAAGTTTTAAATAATTcgttattgataaaaataaaaaatatatagaatacATATATTGTTGAGTAATGTTATTCAATGTgactgataaaaaaataattttttatattataaataaaaaatgaacaaagaattatataaaaagagagataCAGATACTTAAGAattttaagaatataaaataTGGTTAGGAGGAGAATTATGCGAGAGGTCCGCATAAGTgcactaaaataaattaaaatagtatttgCGACCATTATTCTTCGGTTTAGGGATAACTTCAAAAATTTGTCCGGCTGTAAAAGAAGAATGTcacaaaattattataatttattattttttataatcagttaatcattaatatttaaaaatataaaataaaatatattattaaattattaaaataaaaaaattaaattaaaaaaattgaattaataattaaataatagtcataaataataaattacgGTCTTCTTAATATTTTTCGTTATAAAATTTGCCATCAAATTTAAGTATTATCAGTGCACTCCGTGACTATTTTAGACTATTGTTGGTTAAACCATCACAAATCTGTAGCATTTATTGATAGTTTAAAACGGTtgctaaattattattaattttttattttttgttatatttagtGATAATTTTAAATCACAGTTaaataacaatgaaaaaatattttgaattttatggcGGTTTTAAACCGTCGTAATCTCTCAGGccagattttaattttttaattattatataaattagttttatcataataataatttatacgtATACAAATattacaatataaaaaattttcttgttCCCAAATAGAATTCTACAAAAATACTAACATTgtatttcaaaatataaattcaagcaataataaatttttagtatgttttcataacatataaattcaaataatatagCCCTaacatgtaaaattaataataatttcaatcataaaACTTCTTAAGTGTTGAATGATTTATTTTGTTAAAGTATATATAACTAGCAACAcaagaagattttaatttttactttgcACTGGTGATTCAAAACGGAGATGGCTTGAGTCAGTGACATATTTTAAGTGTCTCTGTTTCCCCAATTTCTTCTATTAGAAAGACATGGGTATTTATATAAGAGTCAAATACTttaattagtaataaaataaGAGAGAACAGTCCTTAATTGACTCATACATAGAAATATTTAGAAATGGGATTAGGGTACTTTGAATAGTTGAAATTATTCTCATCCAGCAATTGGAAAAATTGTTTTCTTGAATGATGAATTAGAAAGTGAAATTGACATGATTGAAGAAAAAGTTTTACTGCCCTTACTGCTGTGTTTTTTTTTCCAAATCAGAACTGATATAAAATAACTTCTTGAAAAATTATAAATGatcaacattttttatttttgttttatatttggcTAACGCtagtcaattatatatatatatatatatatatatatatatatatatatatatatatatatatatatatatatataaaagtattgaCCAAATTGGAGTAGTAGTCTAGAAAAGGTATAACGTATAACCAAAATATCTAATAGAAATATCTGCCTTTGAACTCAAATATCAGATACTAAAAGTGATAAGAGTCattaaagtatgcaaatgcaatgcaTGCTTGCTTTAGGAAAAGTGGACCGTGCATGCATGGTAGAACTAAGGATGGCTgacttttatattatttgtttgtcaaattctttctttctctctcctattttTTCTTAACTTCTACTATTTCTGTATTGTGTGGATAAGTAcctaaaaaattacaataaaacatGTTAGAGatcaataatatatttataaaaaagggAGAATTTGTTAGCGTACGTCTGTTTAAATATTGTTCGAGGAATGAGTATTGAGAGAGAAGATGGAGTATATATTCTGTTTATTGATGCAAAGAATTgtgattattatatatatatatatatatatatactactgcTCTGCTGCATGGCTCTGCTGCATGTGAACTTAGTGCAGGACTGCAGGCTctcaattagtatttttaatttaactaattatGGCTAATTTAATACCCTGGAGTATGAACTAATAAACATCACAATTATTACAATCTGTGCTTGATGGAAAATTTTAAAGTACTTGCTAAGTGTTTCAAAATATTTAAAGAAGCATGACCTAAGCGATTGTCTCATGTATGTGAAGTGCATAAGTTTATTAGACCATGAAAATCGAACTCATCATTGAACCactttaattattagtttattagtttaaCCAGTTTCGACTATggttcaactaaaaaaaatttttataataaaataataaataaaatataaataaatatactaaaatataattatagtctaatataaattttaaaatatcatccaaattaaaagtactatatAAATCACAATGTTATGATCTTATTTAAATACAAATCCAAAGGTCTAATAACAAAACAACCAACCAAACACAACATGCTAACATCTaagtttgtcatcaatcatcaaaatccacTATAACTTGCTACAGATTTGCTTCGTTAATATCATCACCTTCATTTTCACTACTTGGACCAGAAAAATTAAGTGGTACAATATAAAATGTACTATTACTATCACCACCACCACTTTGATCTAAATCAGCATCAATATCAtctaacaaaatatataatacatTATCAATAAATTAATGATTAAGGTTATTGTAATAAATAATCAGAAAATAAACTGTAATACTCACGAAGCAAATCTTTAATATTACTAGAAAGATCAAGTTCTTTTTGAACAACCTCTTCCGTCACTCAAAAGTCAACCAAATCAATACTTTCATAATCAATTGGATTATATTGtaccttttgctttctttttttgtctttccttcctaacaaattaaatacaataaaaccTAGTATAACATATTAGCTACACAAAATCTAATGATATGAAATGAAAGTATGAAACATATATTACCTAGATTTAAGACGCAAATTATATATAACATACACAATATTATTTAGCCTATCATATTCtaatttattccttttttttttgtatgaataTGATCAAAGAAACTCCAATTCCTTTCACACCCCGAAAAAGTAGATGCTTGGCTAAGAATGCGAACTGTCATATTTTATAAACATGGAGCAGAACCACCAAACAACCACCACCATTCATCTACAAGTTACAATCCTATAACCCAActattagttatcaaattaaagaaataaaaacataaaataagttaCTCTCTTAAACAGATATTCTTACCAGGTTGAAGTCTTTTTGCAGCTCGAAAAACTTTAGGTCCATCAAAGCTTTCCTTTCGATCTATATACAAGTGTATTTCTTTCATTGCCTCAATTGAATCTAAATTATTAACCTTATAATGCAATCTAACAAGATCAAGTAAACCTCGCATGACATCAAGtgctttttttataattttcatcgAAAAAAAAAAGCAGGATTCAAGAAATAAGTCGTTGCATAAAGATTTTTTTCCAAATATTTGTCCCATCTTGAATTGATAATCTTTGTATAAATCTGATATGCACTCTTACTACGCCTGAACATTTCTTTGATTGTATTTTCTGCCCTCATCATACCTTCATAGACATATCTCAATGATGGTTTATCATCAACATCAATAATCCTCATCAATTTTAATCAACGGACTCACAAGTTTACATGTAGTAAAACAATCATCCCAAGATTTGTTGTCTAAGAAAATTGCACTAACAGCTTTACCATTAGCACTCCTTCCTAATTTGTTTCCGGTAAAGTGTGTATCCACAGCCAATGCTTGTAAATTCGCTTTTTACTCAAAGATACTCTTTAATGTGATGAAGACAGGAAAAAATGAGTTGCACCTGGATGAACAATCTCCTTTCAAGTAGTTCTTTGTCTTAACCAGGACAAGAACACCGTATGATTATACACAAACACTATAATCTTCGAAGCACGTGATACAAGGTTAGAAATATGCAACATGCTGCTTATATCTTTTAGAATAAGATTCAAGTAATGAGCAGCACAAGGTAACCAGTGGATATcctcaaattttttattgataagCCTACCAGCAGCAACATAATTCGCCACATTATCAGTCATTACATTACAATATTATCAGACCCAATCCATTCAATCACCTCCGAAAATAAGTGACACAAGCTTGAAGCATTTTTTTTACCACAATTGAAGCATCTATAGATTTTACAAAGAACAACCCTTTCAAAcaataaaccaaaaaattaatCAACGTTATTTGCCTTTGATCTATCCAACCATCTTCTATGAGGGTacattcaatttctttccaagcAGACCTATAGCTATCAACAACTATTTGACACTCCCTTTTGAGATCGGCTAACAAGTGAACCCTCAACTTATCATAGAAAGGACCTTTATAACCAGGCCTAATGTCAGCAACACTATCCAACATATCATAAAGAAATGGTGACATATTCGCATTGAAAGGAATCCTACAATTTGAAAGCCATCTATTCACTCACCTATCAACATCATGAAGCGCCTCTTTGTTTTGAAACACACTTTTCAAATTTGGTTGACCTCATAGAGTTGATCTTGGTGCAAACATAGGAGGAATAatattttttgctttctttttcggATCGCCTCCAATCATCTGCTTAGTTGGTAACTGACTCGGAGTTTATTGTTCTTTTTGCACAATTGATTCGTCAATAGCATCATCAATCTCATCATTACCCTCTTCATTAAAACTTACTTTCTTTTTACTAGTTTTACTTTTTTGAATCTCCTTCAATAAACCTTCCATTTGTTTTTCTACGTCATAAGGGACTTTAGAACACTTCTTAATATCTCCACCTATCCTTATCAAATGctttttcattttattaattCTCCCTTTCCCAAAAGTACTCAGACAAAATAAGCATTGGTAATgcgattttctgtttattatttgtAAAGCAACATATCTCAAAGCAGGATCAGTTTACTTCTGAACATTAGAAGTTTGTGGTTGACTATCGTTAGATCCAAGAAGAAGAGAAGCTTCATTCAAAGTAACAAGATTCGAAGCAAAATTATTCTTTGCATTATTTTCCTAGGTATTTCTTGATTGATACTCTCATCCATACCTAAAAATTACCATcaatccaataataatataattcaatCTAATAAAAATAACGCAGCAACCTATAACAGCAGCATTAACAGCAGCTAAATTAAATCTAACaacaatataatattataatccaatataacaacaattattcaaccaataatagcatgcaaattcacaaattaattaacaattattCAACCCATAACAAATTCAcaaattatttaacaataattaattaattattcaacaattattattaaaaaaacctAGAAGCTAGAAGGTAGAAGCATAAAGCAGAGGGAGAACTAGTTCATAGAACTGACTTGTAGAACCACGTGATGCCGGCAACGGTGGAACAGAAGTGCGCGATAGAGGCAGAAGGTGAGCCCGGCGATGGTGCTTCCAGAGCTGAAACAACGACGATGGTGGAGAGCTGTACGATCGACGATGAAGCTCCAACTTGCGACGACGGCGAGAGCGGTCCAGCGGCTGGACGGTTGTGACGGAGACAGCTCGCCGGCGGTGATAGGAACGACGAACTCGAGGGTGAAGAGAGGGAAAAGGATTGATGCACCGTTGTGCTGGGTTGGGTGGGTTGGGACTTGGGAGACGTTGGGTTATGCTTAGGGTTAGGATCTGAATGTTTAGTGCCTCCAAAGTGAACAACACGGTGGCGTTTTGCTGAAACTTCAAAAACTGGCCGGTTCACAGTTCGATTCGACCAATCGATTTCCGGCCGATTTGGCAGTCCAACAATGGCTTTTTGATTGGGTGGTTTTGACATTAATCCGAACCGGTATTTCCATTGGTTCGCAGTTCGAACCGATTTTCAAAACCTTGCTTAACAAACTTTGGAATAGACATGGAAGAAGTTGATAACTGCAACACATTAGATGGGAAATCGGCCTTTAGGATATAAAGTATTTGGTACAGCTCACCCTTCCCAATCCTCTTTGATGAGTTGCTGCACTGAATGGTAAATGAATCAGAACCGATATTAATAGTAAGCCATGTATTGGCCAAAGGATGAAACTGAGAGAAGATTGACACGAAAATTGGCAACATATAACACATTTTTTAAGGTAATATTTGGATTTATGATAACTGATCCTATGAGATTAGCATGAAAAATTTTGATGTGTGAATAGAAGAAAAGAGTGACAAATCATATGCTATATGAATGGTGATTCCACTATCCAAGATCCATGaatcttttgaaaattttgacCTTGACAAGGATGTGTTGTTCATACTTGCTAGAGTGGATACATCTGTGGTTCCAACTGAGGAGATTTCTTGGATCTTCTGATTGTTGAGTAGGTTGAGCAATTGTTGAATTTGTGAAGAAGTCAGATTAAGTGAAGGAAATTGATCTTCATCTTTCTAAATGGGTTGAGAGGTTGCCACATGATGCACCGTTTGCTTGGTTCCTCTCCCCTTTCTATAATTTGGTGGAAAACCATGAATTTTATAGCATTTATCGATCGAATGACCAAGAATGCCACAATGTGCACAAAGGGGTCGATATTTCTTTGTGGAGCCTCTACCGCGACCTTGAGCTTGTATTGGGTTCTGGTTTCTTGTGAAGAAGGCTACCTgattttgaattgagttattgctGGCTACAAGAGCTCTGTGTTTCTCTTCTTGAGTGATGAGGGACATCACTTTGTTGATGACTGGTAATTAGGGTTCCATGAGAAGAATCTGACCACAAATTTGTGAGAAAGATTCGTCTTGACCCATGAGAAAATAGTTCACATATTCAGCTTATACAAACTCTTACATTGCTCGAGCATCACCACAATTGCAGTGTGCAAGTTTGTAAGAATTCAATTCCTCCCACAAGACTTTGATTCAAGTGAAGTACTGAGAGAAGGACATGGTTCCTTGATGGAAATTCATCAATTTGCATTTCAATTCGAACACGCGAGGACCATTGCCGTGTTAAAAGCGCTCTTTCAGGTCGTTCCACAATTTTGCAGTTGAGTCTATGTAAACCAGGGGAGGTGGTGATCTCTTTCGAGACCGAGTTCAAGATCCACGTGCTCACTACATCATTCACACACTGCCAATTTTGAAACACTCTGGTTCAGAAACTGGATCTGGTGGCAGAATCGAACCAGTGATGAAGCCAAACTTGCATTTGGCATTCAAGGATTTCTACATTACGTGACTCCATGAATGGTAATTGTCTTCAGTGAGGTGTTGAGTGACAAGAACCAATCCAGGTTGATCAGCGGAAGAGAGGGCAAATAGATCAAACGCCATTAATGCATTCGAAAGAATTTTTGGTGATACATGAGTTGTTGAACTAGAGGACACAGGTTGAGCCATGGAGTctcaattgttttttttttttcgagacTCATTGATCGGAATTGAAGCTACAAAATGGTGCAGTAATCAAATCTCATCAAGATCTATTGTGTGatccaaaaaaaagaaagaacgaaggagaaaaaggaaaacaaaaattagGGAAAAGATGCAGAAAAAATTTAGAGTGTAGAAGAGTCCAAAAAGCATGAGCAAAAGGttcaaaaagataaaagaattgtGATTATTGTATgtacaattttatttatatatatatacttcacaTAAACATAAACTTAGTGTAGAACTCTCAATTAATATATTTAAGTAACTATGGCTAATTTAATACACTGGATTATGAGCTAACACactttaaggaaaaaaaaaagtattagtcATCTAGAATTTTTCAATGAGTTGAAAAAGAGTTTACTTTAAGAAACAATGTGAACAAGAAGCGGTAACTAGTTGAGTAATAGGTATAATGGCCAGTATAGAAGATTAGACGATTCATACTACTAAGGGGTTTGTGTAGTATTTAGGCTGTATGTGTTTGGTAGGAAGTATTGGGACTGAAATTGAAGGATTGGAACTCAATATTGTACTTAGTAATTAgagattgaaattaaaattttagttttgggATACAAAAATTCAATCCCTTCCATATCTCCAGAGAGTGGAGACACAAGGGACTAAAAGTTTTGGACACAAGGATTCAAACTTTACTGatatttcttttctaaaataccctcaatcaaaatttgaaaattcaacTCTACCCCTTTGATGAAACTAGTTAGGGCATTTTCCTTCGTTCTTTCTCTGCACATTTATCCTCCTCAAATCGTAACCTCATCATCGCCACTAGAATCAGATCGTCGTTGTTGTCGTCATCAGAGTCGCTATGACTTCATTCTTCATtactctcttctccttctcttcttcctcatccccGCGCCGCCAATATTTTCTCGCCTCTCGAAtccttcttcatcctcttctttctACACTCGTCTCGGCCGCCTTGGTTTTGGCATGTCTATCACCGTCGCCACTGCTTTTTCCTACGCCatttttaaagagaaaattgTTACTTTTCATCACCACCGCAAGAAAAAGACATGCTTTGTTGTGAATTTTGAGTATTTTGCAGATTTAAACGAGTTGTATGAAATCAGATTAAGAAATAACC is drawn from Arachis hypogaea cultivar Tifrunner chromosome 12, arahy.Tifrunner.gnm2.J5K5, whole genome shotgun sequence and contains these coding sequences:
- the LOC112729367 gene encoding uncharacterized protein, producing the protein MDLLKQQRPRKLNLNAPLLSTKRYGFSSPSDNNSLCAGAGVPFSWEQAPGKPKHNDKNDYAEGGDTPRPRLPPPVADVSDDDDDDDDDEVYSDAMDVFSLSEALDIVQKKSEKARYNNNSNTNEGLLRLKIQESDGYQSPTYMINRFLPDATALAASSALHFPSNCDEKGCETCSYQECCLSSARSSGVRNDNYNDNAYSYSYSYSPKACYCGLEVLLPWRVKHKLCSMKNPVLLPPLKKKKAEEHNQRGGAKQKKHRRRSSSSTLTHLPCTNSKEDSI